The Flavobacterium sp. 123 genome contains a region encoding:
- a CDS encoding DUF5686 family protein: protein MKHFCIMLLLFTVTLQAQFQINGIVKDSSTSKPLPFASISTNDGTNTVSDVDGKFSISTSINTNSFTVSYIGFEKSAIQIEKNKKYYAVVLSQNTNNLNEIFISRENPALAIIRKTIAAKDGNNPQKKLSSFEFKTYNKLVVTANPDSINGRIDSIFIGKSISKIDSSDYKFKEIVKQQHLFQTEKVSQFQFKNSKLKETILATKMAGFKQPVYEIISFNLQSFSIYDSSYELFETKYNSPIANDALKDYNYKLLDSVVVDGRNTYMIYFKNKKKSKAAGLEGVLYIDQKNMAIAKAVMRIKGVLDISGIHEFKYIPEEDLWFPSDKTFKIVKGKNDDDLKILGGTIQFDGDVEKDFKARKREASDYTYLLSQSNIFDLKYNTPVQIKKASVFIEIKDDAINKPESFWNKYRKDSLDIRSQKTYLALDSISIKNRIESRILFGRKIINGYVPIGLVDLDLRKIISYNNYEGFRLGIGGITNEHFSKKYKIDGYSAYGTKDGKFKYSLGAATRLGKFSNSWIGISYTDDVREIASTVFAIDKRVFKIYDPRPINISTFYNYVSWKTYIETKIIPKTESIWELSKTVVEPKFNYTFNLNNKLYSVYNMTTAMVSLKWNPFSDYMQTPNGRIEVEKRFPKFTFQFTKSLPKIAQNDFDFGKIDFRTEYEKKYLNGQKTSLLFEGGYAFGDLPLTHLYNTSPNNITKETIIQRITFSGKNSFETMFFNEFFSSEYAYFQFKHGFSRVTLFKKIKPSLVLVSRMAWGNLQKPEQHIGLDYKTLNKGYFESGVELNQIYKGLGLSGFYRYGPNQLLKFQNNIAVKISFVLDLGL from the coding sequence ATGAAGCATTTCTGTATTATGTTACTCTTATTTACGGTTACACTTCAGGCGCAATTTCAGATAAACGGAATTGTAAAAGATTCTTCTACTAGCAAACCCTTACCATTTGCATCTATTAGCACTAATGACGGCACGAATACCGTTTCGGATGTGGATGGAAAATTTAGTATTTCAACTTCGATTAACACAAATAGCTTTACTGTTTCCTACATTGGATTTGAAAAGTCAGCAATCCAAATTGAAAAGAATAAAAAATATTATGCGGTGGTTCTTTCTCAAAACACCAATAATTTAAATGAAATATTCATTTCGAGAGAAAATCCAGCCCTAGCAATTATCCGAAAAACAATAGCTGCAAAGGACGGTAATAATCCTCAAAAAAAACTAAGCAGTTTTGAGTTCAAAACCTATAATAAACTAGTCGTAACGGCGAATCCCGATTCTATAAACGGCCGAATCGATTCTATTTTTATTGGAAAATCAATATCTAAAATCGATTCCTCTGATTATAAGTTTAAAGAAATTGTAAAACAACAACATTTGTTTCAAACAGAGAAAGTTTCGCAATTTCAATTTAAAAATTCAAAACTTAAAGAAACCATTTTGGCAACAAAAATGGCTGGTTTCAAGCAACCTGTTTATGAGATTATTTCTTTTAATCTGCAATCTTTTTCTATTTACGATTCCAGTTATGAGCTTTTTGAAACCAAGTACAACAGCCCTATTGCTAATGATGCGCTAAAAGATTACAACTATAAGCTATTAGATTCCGTTGTTGTTGATGGCCGAAACACCTATATGATTTATTTTAAAAACAAAAAGAAAAGTAAAGCAGCTGGACTAGAAGGCGTGCTGTATATAGATCAAAAAAATATGGCCATAGCCAAAGCTGTTATGCGCATAAAAGGGGTTCTGGATATTAGTGGAATTCATGAGTTTAAATACATTCCCGAAGAAGATCTTTGGTTTCCTTCTGACAAAACATTCAAAATTGTAAAAGGTAAAAATGACGATGATTTAAAAATTCTTGGTGGAACAATCCAATTTGACGGCGATGTAGAAAAAGATTTTAAAGCCCGAAAAAGAGAAGCTTCAGATTACACCTACTTACTTTCGCAAAGCAACATTTTTGATCTCAAGTACAATACTCCCGTACAAATAAAAAAAGCTTCGGTTTTTATAGAAATTAAAGACGACGCTATAAATAAACCAGAGAGTTTTTGGAACAAATACAGAAAAGACAGTTTAGACATTCGAAGCCAAAAAACCTATTTAGCCTTAGATAGTATTTCCATAAAAAATAGGATAGAGAGCAGAATCCTTTTTGGACGCAAAATAATCAATGGATATGTACCTATTGGACTGGTTGATTTAGATTTACGAAAAATAATTAGTTATAATAATTATGAAGGATTTCGCTTGGGAATCGGAGGTATCACTAACGAACATTTTTCGAAGAAATATAAAATTGATGGCTATTCAGCGTACGGAACCAAAGATGGCAAATTCAAATACAGTTTAGGAGCAGCAACTAGATTGGGTAAATTTTCAAATTCTTGGATTGGGATTTCCTATACAGATGATGTTCGTGAAATTGCCAGTACGGTATTTGCCATTGACAAAAGAGTTTTCAAAATATACGATCCAAGACCCATAAACATTAGTACTTTTTATAATTATGTAAGTTGGAAAACATACATTGAAACTAAAATTATTCCTAAAACAGAAAGTATTTGGGAGCTTTCAAAAACTGTTGTTGAACCAAAATTTAATTACACATTCAATCTCAACAACAAGTTGTATTCTGTCTACAATATGACAACCGCAATGGTTTCTTTGAAATGGAATCCTTTCAGCGATTATATGCAAACCCCAAACGGAAGAATTGAAGTCGAAAAACGATTTCCTAAATTCACTTTTCAGTTTACAAAATCGTTGCCTAAAATTGCTCAAAATGATTTTGATTTTGGCAAAATAGACTTTAGGACAGAGTATGAAAAAAAATATTTAAACGGTCAAAAAACAAGCTTGCTTTTTGAAGGCGGATACGCTTTTGGCGATCTTCCTTTGACGCATTTATACAATACTTCGCCAAATAACATCACGAAAGAAACTATAATTCAAAGAATCACTTTCTCCGGAAAAAACAGTTTTGAAACGATGTTTTTTAATGAATTCTTTTCAAGTGAGTATGCTTATTTTCAATTCAAACATGGTTTCAGCCGAGTAACTTTGTTCAAAAAAATAAAACCTTCGTTAGTACTGGTTTCTCGAATGGCTTGGGGAAATTTACAAAAGCCAGAACAACATATTGGACTAGATTACAAAACCCTCAACAAAGGTTATTTTGAATCTGGTGTTGAACTGAATCAAATTTACAAGGGATTAGGCCTAAGCGGATTTTATCGTTATGGTCCGAATCAACTGCTTAAATTTCAAAATAATATCGCCGTAAAAATAAGTTTTGTTCTAGATTTAGGTCTTTAA
- a CDS encoding cation:proton antiporter codes for MKNYKNGLFYIGVTGGFAALTYWIINKGKYLESAKTIAKTEIENGSWNDFLASMQHNFQDPLAILLAQIITIIFVARFFGWLFKKIGQPSVIGEIIAGIVLGPSLLGMYFPEFSAALFPVESLGNLKFLSQIGLILFMFVIGMELDLKVLKNKANEAVVISHASIVIPFALGIGLAYFVYNRFAPDGVKFLSFSLFMGIAMSITAFPVLARIVQERGIHKTKLGAIVITCAAADDITAWCILAVVIAIVKAGTFVSSLYIIGLALVYVLAMLFVVKPFLKRIGELYGSKDTIVKPVVAIFFLTLIISSYATEVIGIHALFGAFMTGAIMPDAAKFRTIFIEKVEDVSLILLLPLFFVFTGLKTEIGLINDPYLWKVTGFIILVAVVGKFLGSALAAKFVGQSWRDSFTIGALMNTRGLMELIVLNIGLELKVLTPEVFTMMVIMALVTTFMTGPALDLINYIFKNKDAITPEIVTNIDKYRILISFGNNEKGKSLLRLANSLVKKQQDTASITAMHLSLSDEMHSFNMEDKEKASFVPIVEESRLLNQEITTIFKATIDIETEIAEIANEGDYDLLLVGLGKSIFEGTILGKVIGFTTRIINPDRLIDKFTGKEGLFENSPFDERTRQIISRTKMPLGILIDKDLQGVNQVFIPIFNAEDAFLIDYIQKLIYNNDSKVVVLDVNNHVNSTFVIKSSIESLLKKYPKNISLMQDRIVKKEFLSNQDLMIISLESWKTLVDSRSIWLSRVPSVLIFKP; via the coding sequence ATGAAGAATTATAAAAACGGTTTATTTTATATTGGTGTAACGGGTGGTTTCGCTGCTTTAACGTATTGGATTATAAATAAAGGAAAATATCTGGAATCCGCTAAAACCATTGCAAAAACCGAAATTGAAAATGGTTCTTGGAATGACTTTTTGGCTTCCATGCAACATAATTTTCAGGATCCGTTGGCTATTTTGCTTGCGCAAATTATTACGATAATTTTTGTAGCTCGTTTTTTTGGTTGGTTATTCAAAAAAATAGGACAACCATCAGTAATAGGTGAGATTATCGCCGGGATTGTTCTTGGACCTTCTTTGTTAGGGATGTATTTTCCTGAATTCTCAGCAGCTTTGTTTCCTGTAGAATCACTAGGGAATTTAAAGTTTTTAAGCCAGATTGGATTAATACTTTTCATGTTTGTCATAGGAATGGAACTGGATTTAAAAGTATTGAAAAACAAAGCTAATGAAGCCGTTGTTATCAGTCATGCTAGTATTGTTATTCCTTTTGCATTAGGAATTGGGCTCGCTTATTTTGTATATAACAGGTTTGCTCCTGATGGGGTAAAATTTCTTTCCTTTAGTTTGTTCATGGGGATTGCTATGAGTATTACTGCTTTTCCAGTTTTGGCACGAATTGTTCAAGAACGAGGCATTCATAAAACTAAATTAGGCGCTATTGTAATAACATGTGCCGCTGCAGATGATATTACGGCTTGGTGCATATTAGCAGTTGTAATTGCAATTGTAAAAGCAGGAACTTTTGTTAGTTCGCTATATATTATAGGTTTAGCCTTGGTTTATGTGCTCGCTATGTTGTTTGTCGTGAAACCTTTTTTGAAACGAATAGGGGAATTATATGGTTCAAAAGACACAATTGTTAAGCCAGTTGTGGCTATCTTTTTTCTTACATTGATTATCTCGTCTTATGCTACGGAGGTAATTGGGATACATGCATTATTTGGTGCTTTTATGACCGGAGCTATTATGCCCGATGCAGCTAAATTCAGAACTATATTTATTGAAAAAGTTGAAGATGTTTCGCTGATTCTTTTATTGCCTTTGTTCTTTGTTTTTACAGGTTTAAAAACAGAAATAGGGCTTATTAACGATCCTTATTTATGGAAAGTAACTGGATTTATTATTCTGGTTGCGGTGGTTGGGAAATTTTTAGGAAGTGCTTTGGCAGCAAAATTTGTTGGGCAAAGTTGGCGTGATAGTTTTACTATTGGGGCTTTGATGAACACCAGAGGATTGATGGAACTAATTGTTTTGAACATTGGTTTAGAGTTGAAAGTTTTAACTCCCGAAGTCTTTACCATGATGGTTATTATGGCATTAGTAACCACATTCATGACTGGTCCAGCCTTAGATTTAATCAATTATATCTTCAAAAATAAAGACGCAATTACTCCAGAAATTGTAACTAATATTGATAAATACAGAATCTTAATTTCTTTTGGAAATAACGAAAAAGGAAAGTCGTTGTTGCGATTAGCGAATAGTTTGGTGAAAAAACAACAAGATACGGCAAGTATAACGGCAATGCATTTGTCCTTGAGTGATGAAATGCATTCTTTTAATATGGAGGATAAAGAAAAAGCTAGTTTTGTTCCTATTGTAGAAGAATCTCGACTTCTAAATCAGGAAATCACTACTATTTTTAAAGCTACCATTGACATTGAAACAGAGATTGCTGAAATTGCGAATGAAGGTGATTATGATTTGCTTTTAGTAGGTCTAGGTAAATCAATTTTTGAAGGGACAATATTAGGGAAAGTGATAGGTTTTACCACTAGAATTATTAATCCAGACCGTTTGATTGATAAGTTTACGGGAAAAGAAGGTCTGTTTGAAAACTCTCCTTTTGATGAGCGAACAAGACAAATTATTTCTAGAACTAAAATGCCTTTAGGAATTTTAATCGATAAAGATTTGCAAGGTGTTAATCAAGTATTCATTCCTATTTTTAATGCCGAAGACGCATTTTTGATTGATTACATTCAAAAATTAATTTATAACAATGATTCTAAAGTTGTTGTTTTGGACGTAAATAATCATGTGAATTCGACTTTTGTTATTAAAAGTTCAATAGAATCCTTACTTAAAAAATATCCAAAAAACATTTCCTTGATGCAGGATAGAATAGTTAAAAAGGAATTTTTATCTAATCAGGATTTAATGATTATCAGTCTAGAAAGTTGGAAGACTTTGGTCGATTCAAGAAGTATTTGGCTGAGTAGAGTTCCTTCTGTATTGATATTTAAACCGTAG
- a CDS encoding RND family transporter: MVKWFSLGFWELIARIVLRNRILMLSIIVGITALLAMQWKNIHFTFTEANMLPDDNIANVEYNAFLNKFGEEGNLIIIGVKDKTFFTPKAYAAWSKLMNGLKKDKAIDLVISLNDLKKLQKNDSLEKFELVPFVDQSKTIDKSYLEKIKKELFNDLPFYEGLLFNKRSGSIRSAIYMDKKIVNTKARKEFILEKLVPAVEKFEKETNIDLRVSGMPYIRTLNAKTIVDEISIFIGASLLVTSLLFFFFFRSFRATLISMVIVIIGVMWSFGFLGLLNYEITVLTALVPSLIIVIGIPNCIFLTNKYHQEYKVHRNKAKALQRVTTKVGMATLMTNVTTAIGFATFVASNNDLLLEFGVVTAINIIALFFLCIIVIPIFHSYIPAPKDRHIEHLDRGSVKKFMDWILHTVKTNRFSIYVVAVSLLVISIIGIYKMRISGSLIEDMPKKEAFFQDIVFFEKEFDGVMPLEIMIDTKRKKGVMKLSTLRRMEELETTIDEIPELSKPISIVNLVKYSKQAYYNGNPDYYELPTSQEQAFILSYAKNATKDTKGNLMKSYVDSTGQFARITTFMRDESGDNMPKIEAEIRKKADKLFPPDRFHVTITGKALVFQKGTGYLLDNLLSSLIFAFFLTALLVAFMFRSFKMVLVSIIPNLLPLLLTAGIMGFLDIPLKPSTILVFGIAFGLSVDDTVRFLAQYREELKKNHWKIRKSVYATFNDAGLSMFYTSIVLFFGFSVFMLSSFGGTIALGGLISLTLLFGMLSNLMLLPALVLTLNKTLANEQEFIEPKIDIIEHSDEEIDALEKE; this comes from the coding sequence ATGGTCAAGTGGTTTAGTTTAGGATTCTGGGAATTAATTGCCCGAATCGTACTTAGAAATAGAATTTTAATGTTATCTATAATTGTTGGGATAACAGCTCTTTTGGCAATGCAATGGAAGAACATCCATTTCACCTTTACGGAGGCTAATATGTTGCCCGATGATAATATTGCTAATGTAGAATACAATGCTTTCCTAAATAAATTTGGCGAAGAGGGTAACTTGATTATCATTGGTGTAAAAGACAAAACTTTTTTTACGCCAAAAGCATATGCTGCTTGGAGCAAATTAATGAATGGCCTGAAAAAAGACAAAGCCATTGATTTAGTAATTTCTTTAAACGATTTAAAGAAGCTACAAAAAAATGATTCTCTTGAAAAATTTGAATTAGTTCCTTTTGTTGACCAAAGCAAAACAATTGATAAATCCTATTTAGAGAAAATAAAAAAGGAGCTCTTTAATGATTTGCCTTTTTACGAAGGATTACTTTTCAATAAAAGATCTGGGAGTATTCGTTCTGCTATTTACATGGATAAAAAAATTGTAAATACTAAAGCTCGAAAAGAATTCATCCTAGAAAAATTAGTTCCAGCAGTTGAAAAATTTGAAAAAGAAACCAATATTGACCTGCGCGTTTCTGGAATGCCCTATATCAGAACGCTAAACGCAAAAACCATTGTTGACGAAATAAGCATCTTCATTGGAGCTTCATTATTAGTAACTTCATTGTTGTTTTTCTTCTTTTTTAGAAGTTTTAGAGCCACCTTGATTTCGATGGTTATTGTAATTATTGGCGTAATGTGGTCCTTTGGATTCTTAGGTTTATTAAATTACGAAATCACTGTTTTAACCGCTTTGGTTCCTTCTTTGATTATTGTAATTGGGATTCCAAATTGCATTTTCCTAACTAATAAATACCATCAGGAATACAAAGTGCACCGAAACAAAGCCAAAGCGCTGCAACGCGTAACTACCAAAGTAGGAATGGCTACACTGATGACTAATGTAACTACAGCCATTGGTTTTGCAACATTTGTAGCGTCTAATAATGACTTATTGTTAGAATTTGGAGTGGTAACCGCCATTAATATCATAGCGTTATTCTTTTTATGCATCATTGTAATTCCTATTTTCCATAGTTATATTCCTGCACCAAAAGATCGTCATATTGAGCATTTAGACAGAGGTTCTGTAAAAAAATTCATGGATTGGATTTTACATACAGTAAAAACTAACCGTTTTTCTATTTACGTGGTGGCCGTTTCCTTGCTTGTTATCAGTATTATTGGGATTTACAAAATGCGAATTTCAGGAAGTTTGATTGAGGACATGCCTAAAAAAGAAGCCTTTTTCCAAGATATTGTTTTCTTCGAAAAAGAATTTGATGGGGTTATGCCGTTAGAAATTATGATTGACACCAAACGTAAAAAAGGCGTTATGAAATTGTCAACGCTGAGACGAATGGAAGAATTAGAAACTACTATTGACGAAATTCCAGAATTGTCAAAACCGATTTCAATTGTCAACTTGGTTAAGTATTCTAAACAAGCATATTATAACGGAAATCCGGATTATTACGAATTGCCAACATCACAAGAGCAAGCATTTATTTTGTCTTATGCCAAAAATGCTACAAAAGACACCAAAGGCAATCTGATGAAAAGCTATGTGGATTCAACGGGTCAATTTGCCCGAATTACCACTTTTATGCGAGATGAAAGCGGTGATAATATGCCTAAAATTGAAGCTGAAATTCGTAAAAAAGCGGATAAGCTTTTCCCTCCAGACCGTTTTCATGTAACAATTACTGGGAAAGCATTAGTGTTCCAGAAAGGAACTGGATATTTGCTGGATAATTTACTTTCTTCGTTGATTTTTGCCTTTTTCCTAACTGCGCTTTTAGTTGCTTTTATGTTCCGTTCGTTCAAAATGGTATTGGTTTCTATTATTCCAAATCTATTGCCGTTGTTGCTAACTGCAGGAATTATGGGCTTTTTAGACATTCCATTAAAACCATCAACGATATTAGTTTTCGGAATTGCTTTTGGACTTTCGGTGGATGATACCGTTCGATTCCTAGCGCAATATCGAGAAGAATTGAAGAAAAACCATTGGAAAATACGCAAATCTGTTTACGCTACTTTTAATGATGCTGGTTTGAGTATGTTTTATACTTCAATTGTATTATTCTTTGGGTTTTCGGTATTTATGTTGTCTAGTTTTGGCGGAACCATTGCGCTTGGCGGCTTAATATCTTTGACCTTGTTATTTGGAATGTTGTCCAATTTAATGTTATTACCTGCTTTGGTTTTGACTTTGAATAAAACATTGGCCAACGAGCAGGAATTCATTGAACCAAAAATTGACATCATCGAACACAGCGACGAAGAGATTGACGCGTTAGAAAAAGAATAA
- the asnS gene encoding asparagine--tRNA ligase, whose translation MKHTKVKDLLNSSTMLHEVNAKGWVRTFRNNQFIALNDGSTINNIQCVVDFENTPEETLKRITTGASVSVIGTLVESKGAGQKYEIQVSKLEILGDSDPEKFPMQPKKHSLEFLRENAHLRVRTNAFGAIMRVRSVLSFAVHNYFQEKGFVYVNTPIITGSDAEGAGEMFKITALPFDNTPRNDEGKVDYKKDFFGKETHLTVSGQLEGETFAMALGQIYTFGPTFRAENSNTSRHLAEFWMIEPEVAFNDLDDNMDLAEDFIQYVIKYVLEKCPEDLKFLEGRLLEEEKSKPQADRSEMALLEKLNFVLENNFKRVSYTEAIEILRNCTPNKKKKFNYIIDEWGADLQSEHERFLVEKHFKCPVILYDYPANIKAFYMRLNEDGKTVRAMDILFPGIGEIVGGSQREERYDVLVEKMKALGIDEEELWWYLDTRRFGSAVHSGFGLGFERLVLFVTGMTNIRDVIPFPRTPMNAEF comes from the coding sequence ATGAAACATACAAAAGTTAAAGACTTACTAAACAGCAGCACGATGCTTCATGAGGTAAATGCAAAAGGATGGGTGAGGACTTTTAGAAACAATCAATTTATTGCTTTGAATGATGGTTCTACCATCAATAATATACAATGTGTTGTCGATTTTGAGAACACTCCCGAAGAAACTTTGAAAAGAATCACAACTGGGGCTTCGGTTTCAGTAATTGGAACTTTGGTTGAAAGTAAAGGTGCGGGTCAAAAATATGAAATTCAGGTTTCTAAATTGGAAATTCTGGGCGACTCAGATCCAGAGAAATTTCCAATGCAACCTAAGAAACACTCGCTTGAATTCTTGCGTGAAAATGCACACTTGAGAGTTCGTACAAATGCTTTTGGGGCAATTATGCGTGTGCGTTCGGTATTGTCATTTGCAGTTCATAACTATTTTCAGGAAAAAGGATTTGTGTATGTTAATACGCCAATTATAACTGGTTCTGATGCTGAAGGCGCTGGTGAGATGTTCAAAATTACAGCTTTGCCTTTTGACAATACCCCAAGAAACGACGAAGGGAAAGTTGATTATAAAAAAGATTTTTTTGGTAAAGAAACCCATTTAACGGTTTCTGGACAATTAGAAGGAGAAACTTTTGCCATGGCTTTGGGACAAATTTATACGTTTGGACCAACGTTTAGAGCAGAGAACTCGAATACTTCTCGTCACTTGGCGGAATTCTGGATGATTGAACCTGAAGTGGCTTTCAATGATTTAGATGACAACATGGACTTGGCGGAAGATTTCATTCAATACGTAATCAAATATGTATTGGAAAAATGTCCCGAAGATTTGAAATTTCTAGAAGGACGTTTACTTGAAGAAGAAAAATCAAAACCACAAGCGGACAGAAGCGAAATGGCTTTGTTAGAAAAACTAAACTTTGTTTTGGAAAACAACTTCAAACGCGTTTCGTACACCGAAGCAATTGAAATTTTGAGAAATTGTACGCCAAATAAAAAGAAAAAATTCAATTATATCATTGACGAATGGGGTGCTGATTTACAATCAGAGCACGAACGCTTCCTTGTAGAAAAACACTTTAAATGTCCTGTGATTTTGTATGATTATCCAGCAAACATTAAAGCATTTTATATGCGTTTGAACGAAGACGGAAAAACAGTTCGCGCTATGGACATTCTTTTCCCTGGAATTGGAGAAATTGTAGGTGGTTCTCAAAGAGAAGAACGCTATGATGTTTTAGTCGAAAAGATGAAAGCTTTAGGAATTGATGAAGAAGAATTATGGTGGTATTTAGATACCCGCCGATTTGGTTCAGCGGTTCATTCTGGTTTCGGTCTTGGATTTGAAAGATTGGTATTGTTTGTAACTGGTATGACTAATATTCGTGACGTAATTCCTTTCCCTAGAACGCCAATGAACGCAGAATTCTAA
- the rpoN gene encoding RNA polymerase factor sigma-54, translating to MLKQFLNLKLSQKLSPQQIQLMKLIQLPTQAFEQRLLEEMNENPALEAGKEEEEYEKDEFDNEDYDDYDDAESERIDAEDINIDEYLSNDDTPEYKTQANNYSDDDDDHDAPFAAPISFHQDLINQLNTFILSDEDREIAEFLVGSIDDMGYIRRSIPDMVDDMAFTQGIYTDEKTVDRMLQVIHELEPSGVGARDLQECLLLQLKHKTPTEYVALATDIIENQFDAFTKKHYDKLLQKYNVSNEQLKKAIHEIEKLNPKPGGSFTGNNKVTENVVPDFAIRIVDGELELTLNGRNAPSLHVSKDYQEMMQTYKDSRDKSAQQKDAVQFIKQKLDSAKWFIDAIRQRQETLFVTMNAIMHYQKEYFLEGDETKLKPMILKDIADMVGLDISTISRVANSKYVETPYGTKLIKEFFSEAMKNDQGEDVSTLEIKKILKNTIEEEDKHKPLPDDQLAEILKEKGYPIARRTIAKYREQLDIPVARMRKKM from the coding sequence ATGCTAAAGCAATTTCTAAATCTAAAATTATCCCAAAAATTATCTCCTCAACAAATCCAGTTGATGAAGCTAATTCAATTGCCTACCCAAGCATTTGAACAACGTTTGTTAGAAGAAATGAACGAAAATCCAGCACTAGAAGCCGGAAAAGAAGAAGAGGAATACGAAAAAGATGAGTTCGACAACGAAGATTATGATGACTATGATGATGCCGAATCCGAAAGAATCGATGCTGAAGACATTAACATAGATGAATATTTAAGCAACGACGACACTCCGGAATATAAAACTCAAGCAAACAATTACAGTGATGACGATGATGATCACGATGCTCCTTTTGCAGCGCCTATAAGTTTTCATCAAGATTTAATCAATCAATTAAACACCTTCATTTTAAGTGATGAAGACCGCGAAATCGCAGAATTTCTCGTTGGTAGTATTGATGATATGGGGTACATCCGCAGAAGCATTCCTGATATGGTAGATGATATGGCGTTTACTCAAGGGATTTATACGGATGAAAAAACAGTGGATCGCATGCTACAAGTTATCCATGAACTGGAACCATCTGGAGTTGGTGCGCGCGATTTACAGGAATGTTTACTCTTGCAGTTAAAACACAAAACGCCTACGGAGTATGTTGCATTAGCAACTGATATCATCGAAAATCAGTTTGATGCTTTCACTAAAAAACATTACGACAAGCTTTTACAGAAATACAATGTTTCGAATGAGCAACTCAAAAAAGCCATTCATGAAATCGAAAAACTAAATCCAAAACCTGGAGGTTCCTTTACCGGAAACAATAAAGTTACCGAAAATGTAGTTCCTGATTTTGCTATTAGAATTGTAGACGGCGAATTAGAATTGACCTTAAACGGCCGAAATGCTCCTTCCTTACATGTCTCAAAAGACTATCAGGAAATGATGCAAACCTATAAAGATTCCCGTGATAAATCTGCTCAACAAAAAGATGCTGTACAATTTATCAAACAAAAACTGGATTCCGCAAAATGGTTTATTGATGCCATTCGTCAACGTCAGGAAACGCTTTTTGTAACTATGAATGCTATTATGCATTATCAGAAAGAATATTTTCTGGAAGGCGATGAAACTAAATTGAAACCGATGATTCTGAAAGACATTGCTGACATGGTAGGTCTTGATATTTCAACGATTTCACGCGTGGCCAATAGCAAATATGTAGAAACTCCTTATGGCACCAAATTAATCAAAGAATTCTTCTCAGAAGCCATGAAAAATGATCAGGGAGAAGATGTTTCCACTCTTGAAATTAAAAAAATTCTAAAAAATACCATCGAAGAAGAAGACAAACACAAACCGCTTCCAGATGATCAATTAGCTGAAATTCTTAAAGAAAAAGGCTATCCAATTGCCCGAAGAACAATTGCAAAATACAGAGAACAACTCGATATTCCTGTAGCAAGAATGAGAAAGAAAATGTAA
- a CDS encoding thymidine kinase, producing MFLENTVNHKEQFGWIEVICGSMFSGKTEELIRRLKRAQFAKQKVEIFKPAIDTRYHDEMVISHDANEIRSTPVPAAANIAILAQGCDVVGIDEAQFFDDEIVTVCNDLANQGIRVIVAGLDMDFKGNPFGPMPALMATAEYVTKVHAVCTRTGNLANYSFRKTDNDKLVMLGETEEYEPLSRAAYYHAMRKDEEKKDQEKK from the coding sequence ATGTTTCTCGAAAATACAGTAAATCATAAAGAACAATTTGGTTGGATTGAAGTCATTTGCGGTTCGATGTTTTCGGGCAAAACCGAAGAACTTATTCGCCGACTAAAACGAGCACAATTTGCCAAGCAGAAAGTTGAAATTTTCAAGCCTGCCATCGATACGCGTTATCATGATGAAATGGTTATTTCACATGATGCTAACGAAATTCGTTCTACGCCAGTTCCTGCAGCAGCTAATATTGCAATTTTGGCGCAAGGCTGTGATGTGGTTGGTATTGACGAAGCACAGTTTTTTGACGACGAAATTGTTACGGTTTGTAATGATTTAGCAAACCAAGGGATTCGTGTAATTGTTGCAGGACTCGATATGGATTTTAAAGGAAATCCTTTTGGCCCAATGCCTGCACTTATGGCAACCGCCGAATATGTTACTAAAGTGCATGCGGTGTGCACTCGTACCGGAAATCTTGCCAATTATAGTTTTCGAAAAACGGACAATGATAAACTCGTGATGTTAGGGGAAACCGAAGAATACGAGCCACTAAGTCGTGCTGCTTATTATCACGCGATGCGGAAGGATGAGGAGAAGAAAGATCAAGAGAAGAAATAA